One genomic region from Roseinatronobacter sp. S2 encodes:
- a CDS encoding AbrB family transcriptional regulator yields the protein MQHSVPGKYAKIILIYLGAVGTGWVAAQLHVPLPWMIGALVFATGISLYGVQIKAPAMSRPAGQIVVAGSVGLAFTPAALETLGAMFLPMVIAALLTIAAGFLVAWVLMRLSDVDAMTATLASVPMGPVESANLAQRYGVNPGPVVFAQTLRIMALVLVIPPAILLLDGSVADPSETLRNMHWTPQGAALLIVLAVLGAFTLKLLRVSNPFFLGPLAASAAAAALGLPVTATPYMVLAGAQVLLGVWLGAVINRDLFRRAGRFVPAAMLSTLLMMALCLALALILAPITGTNWATMVLATAPGSVTEMALTAKVLQESVALVTAYHITRIFIIIPSAPLLTRITARLTHWTPPKRD from the coding sequence ATGCAGCATTCCGTTCCGGGAAAATATGCTAAAATCATCTTGATTTATCTGGGTGCTGTCGGCACCGGCTGGGTTGCAGCGCAATTGCATGTGCCCCTGCCATGGATGATCGGCGCATTGGTCTTTGCCACCGGCATCAGCCTTTATGGCGTTCAGATCAAGGCCCCTGCAATGTCGCGACCGGCGGGGCAGATCGTGGTTGCAGGCTCTGTCGGGCTAGCGTTCACGCCAGCGGCGCTGGAAACACTGGGGGCGATGTTCCTGCCCATGGTCATCGCCGCGCTGCTGACAATCGCTGCGGGTTTTCTGGTGGCGTGGGTGTTGATGCGCCTGTCGGATGTTGATGCAATGACCGCCACGCTGGCATCTGTTCCGATGGGACCGGTGGAATCTGCCAATCTGGCGCAGCGCTACGGGGTCAACCCCGGCCCTGTTGTCTTTGCGCAGACCTTGCGGATCATGGCGCTGGTGCTGGTTATCCCGCCTGCGATCCTGCTGCTTGACGGCAGCGTCGCTGACCCGTCCGAAACCCTGCGCAACATGCACTGGACACCTCAAGGGGCGGCGCTGTTGATTGTGCTGGCCGTTCTTGGTGCCTTCACACTTAAATTGTTGCGGGTGTCGAACCCGTTTTTCCTTGGCCCGCTTGCCGCATCGGCAGCGGCTGCCGCGCTGGGGCTGCCCGTTACGGCCACGCCCTATATGGTGCTTGCGGGCGCGCAGGTGTTGCTGGGGGTCTGGCTTGGCGCCGTGATCAACCGCGATCTGTTCCGTCGTGCGGGGCGTTTTGTTCCGGCTGCAATGTTATCGACATTGCTGATGATGGCGCTGTGTCTGGCACTGGCGCTGATCCTTGCCCCGATTACGGGAACGAACTGGGCCACCATGGTTCTGGCAACCGCACCGGGCAGCGTGACCGAAATGGCCCTGACCGCCAAGGTGTTGCAAGAAAGCGTGGCACTGGTCACGGCCTATCACATCACACGGATATTCATCATCATCCCGTCTGCCCCCTTGCTGACACGGATCACCGCGCGCCTGACCCACTGGACACCACCAAAGCGGGATTAG
- a CDS encoding GntR family transcriptional regulator, producing the protein MSQLLPPLDAHHPRSMADQVYDLLYERIINLMLPPGTKLSEAEVAAQLGVSRQPVRDAFYRLSQLGLIHIRPQRATTVAPISKDAIVQAYFIRSALEEATMRVAAEKLEPVHITALQDILNRQEDALRANDKTGFHALDDQFHHDICTYAGLGFGWALIKDNKGHMDRARYLSLSFEAPRALAEHHDILNALRAGDGDGAAAAVKTHLSHIGDIIDWIQANQPEVF; encoded by the coding sequence ATGTCACAGCTTCTTCCGCCACTGGATGCCCACCACCCGCGCAGCATGGCTGATCAGGTGTATGATCTGCTGTATGAACGCATCATCAACCTGATGCTGCCACCGGGAACAAAGCTGTCAGAAGCCGAAGTCGCCGCACAACTGGGCGTGTCGCGCCAGCCGGTGCGGGATGCATTTTACCGGTTGTCGCAACTGGGCCTGATCCATATCAGGCCACAGCGCGCAACCACCGTCGCGCCCATTTCCAAGGATGCGATTGTGCAGGCTTATTTCATTCGCAGCGCATTGGAAGAAGCGACCATGCGCGTGGCGGCAGAAAAGTTGGAACCTGTGCATATTACTGCATTGCAGGACATCCTGAACCGGCAGGAAGATGCCCTGCGCGCGAATGACAAAACCGGTTTTCATGCGCTGGATGATCAGTTTCATCATGACATCTGCACCTATGCGGGGCTTGGATTCGGCTGGGCACTGATCAAGGACAACAAGGGCCATATGGACCGCGCCCGATATTTAAGCCTGTCTTTTGAAGCGCCGCGCGCGCTGGCCGAACACCACGACATTCTGAACGCCCTGCGCGCAGGCGACGGGGACGGTGCAGCCGCCGCCGTAAAGACCCATCTTAGCCATATCGGCGATATTATTGACTGGATACAAGCCAACCAGCCGGAAGTGTTCTGA
- the uxaC gene encoding glucuronate isomerase translates to MPLLQEDRLFPIEGRARDLARALYAEICDLPIISPHGHTDPRWYAENAAFPDPAQLFVTPDHYVFRMLCSQGVALTDLGVPRADGGPTETDARKIWRLFAQNYHLFRGTPSRMWLDYSFQHVFGIDRPLNADNADWYFDHIADCLAKPEFRPRALFERFNIEAIATTEAATDDLRWHRMIRDSGWTGRVVTAYRPDGVIDPEVEGFAENVALMGEQTGEDTTTWAGYLSAHRARRAYFKEFGATSTDHGHPSARTEDLPQADAAALFTKALRGECTAEEADAFRAHMLTEMARMSLDDGLVMQMHPGSRRNHSGPVMTMYGRDKGFDIPGRTDYVAALRPLLNAVGMRADLTVIIFTLDETSYARELAPLAGVYPCLKLGPAWWFHDSPEGMRRFREMTTETAGFYNTVGFNDDTRAFCSIPARHDVARRVDCAYLATLVATGRLSEGDAPELAHDLAYGLAKRAYKL, encoded by the coding sequence ATGCCACTGCTGCAAGAAGACCGCCTTTTCCCGATCGAAGGGCGCGCCCGCGACCTTGCGCGTGCCCTTTACGCCGAGATCTGTGATCTGCCGATCATCAGCCCGCATGGCCATACGGACCCGCGCTGGTATGCCGAAAATGCGGCGTTTCCCGATCCTGCGCAGTTGTTTGTCACGCCTGATCACTATGTCTTTCGCATGCTGTGCTCGCAGGGGGTGGCGCTGACGGATCTGGGTGTGCCGCGCGCGGATGGCGGGCCAACTGAAACAGATGCGCGCAAGATATGGCGGTTGTTTGCGCAGAATTACCACCTGTTTCGCGGCACGCCGTCGCGGATGTGGCTGGATTATTCGTTCCAGCATGTGTTTGGCATTGACCGCCCGCTGAACGCGGACAATGCGGACTGGTATTTTGACCATATTGCAGATTGTCTGGCCAAGCCCGAGTTTCGCCCCCGCGCCCTGTTCGAGCGGTTCAATATCGAAGCGATTGCCACCACCGAAGCGGCCACCGATGATCTGCGCTGGCACCGGATGATCCGCGACAGTGGCTGGACGGGCCGCGTTGTCACCGCCTATCGCCCCGATGGCGTGATTGATCCCGAAGTGGAAGGGTTTGCCGAAAATGTTGCCCTGATGGGTGAACAGACCGGCGAAGATACCACCACTTGGGCGGGCTACCTGTCTGCCCATCGTGCGCGGCGGGCGTATTTCAAGGAATTTGGCGCGACATCGACCGATCATGGCCACCCCAGCGCGCGCACCGAAGATTTGCCGCAGGCAGATGCGGCGGCGCTGTTCACCAAGGCCTTGCGGGGGGAATGCACGGCAGAGGAAGCCGATGCCTTCCGCGCCCATATGCTGACGGAAATGGCCCGGATGAGCTTGGATGACGGGTTGGTCATGCAAATGCACCCCGGATCACGCCGCAACCATTCCGGCCCCGTCATGACCATGTATGGCCGCGACAAGGGGTTCGATATTCCGGGCCGCACCGATTATGTTGCAGCGCTGCGCCCGCTTTTGAATGCGGTCGGTATGCGGGCAGATTTGACGGTGATCATATTCACGCTGGATGAAACATCCTATGCGCGCGAACTGGCCCCGCTGGCAGGCGTTTACCCCTGCCTGAAGCTGGGTCCGGCATGGTGGTTTCATGACAGCCCAGAAGGCATGCGCCGGTTCCGCGAAATGACCACGGAAACCGCCGGTTTCTATAACACTGTCGGCTTCAACGATGATACCCGCGCGTTCTGTTCGATCCCCGCGCGCCATGATGTCGCGCGGCGTGTGGATTGCGCCTATCTGGCCACGCTGGTGGCGACCGGCCGCCTGTCCGAAGGTGATGCCCCCGAACTGGCGCATGATCTGGCTTACGGGCTGGCCAAGCGCGCCTATAAACTTTGA
- the kduI gene encoding 5-dehydro-4-deoxy-D-glucuronate isomerase, with protein sequence MLNVETRHAVHPEHAKGMDTTDLRRNFLAGGLFANGEIRLAYTHYDRFVLGGAVPDGAALVLDQVAETRTPNFMDRREMGIVNIGDTGRVDADGQGWDMAYGDVLYLGMGAGPVTFSGAGRFYITSAPAHRAFPHRLVKVADAKEVKLGAAETSNKRTIRQFIHPLVMESCQLILGYTSLEDGSVWNTIPSHIHDRRMEAYLYHGMAPEARVLHLMGEPHETRHLFVANEQAVLSPPWSIHSGAGIGEYTFIWAMAGDNVDYTDMDFIAPEDLR encoded by the coding sequence ATGTTGAATGTTGAAACCCGCCACGCCGTTCATCCTGAACATGCCAAGGGCATGGATACAACTGATCTGCGCCGCAATTTTCTGGCCGGGGGGTTGTTTGCAAACGGTGAAATCCGTCTGGCCTATACCCATTATGACCGCTTTGTTCTGGGGGGGGCTGTGCCGGACGGGGCGGCGCTGGTGCTGGATCAGGTTGCAGAAACGCGCACGCCCAATTTCATGGACCGGCGCGAAATGGGGATCGTCAATATTGGTGATACCGGCCGCGTGGACGCAGACGGGCAGGGCTGGGACATGGCTTACGGCGATGTGCTGTATCTGGGCATGGGGGCCGGTCCGGTGACGTTTTCGGGCGCGGGGCGGTTCTACATCACATCTGCGCCTGCGCACCGTGCATTTCCGCACCGGCTGGTCAAAGTGGCCGACGCCAAGGAAGTGAAGCTGGGCGCTGCGGAAACATCAAACAAGCGCACAATCCGACAGTTTATTCACCCGCTGGTCATGGAAAGCTGCCAGTTGATTCTTGGCTACACCTCGCTAGAGGATGGGTCGGTCTGGAACACCATTCCAAGCCATATTCATGATCGCCGGATGGAGGCGTATCTGTATCACGGCATGGCGCCGGAAGCACGCGTGCTGCACCTGATGGGTGAACCGCATGAAACCCGCCATCTGTTTGTCGCCAACGAACAGGCGGTTCTGTCACCGCCATGGTCCATTCATTCGGGCGCGGGCATTGGCGAATACACCTTCATCTGGGCGATGGCGGGTGACAATGTCGATTACACAGACATGGACTTTATCGCCCCCGAGGATTTGCGATGA
- the kduD gene encoding 2-dehydro-3-deoxy-D-gluconate 5-dehydrogenase KduD translates to MTAFSLHGQTALVTGANTGIGQAIAVALAQAGADVIAAGRRDCDETLVRMGSGRALQLDFADPMAARDVFAQNHIDILVNNAGIIRRADAVDFTESDWDDVMDVNMKALFFTCQAFARAALPRGRGKIINIASLLSFQGGIRVPSYTASKHGVAGLTKLLANEWAAQGLNVNAIAPGYIETNNTEALRADPDRSRAILERIPAGRWGQPEDIAQTAVFLAAPASDYINGAILNVDGGWLAR, encoded by the coding sequence ATGACCGCCTTTTCGCTACACGGCCAGACCGCGCTGGTTACAGGTGCGAATACCGGTATCGGACAGGCGATTGCCGTTGCGCTGGCGCAGGCGGGGGCCGATGTCATTGCCGCCGGTCGGCGCGATTGCGACGAAACGCTTGTGCGCATGGGCAGCGGGCGCGCGCTGCAACTGGATTTCGCCGACCCTATGGCCGCGCGCGATGTGTTTGCGCAGAACCATATTGATATTCTGGTCAATAACGCGGGCATCATCCGCCGCGCCGATGCGGTTGATTTCACGGAATCCGATTGGGATGACGTGATGGATGTGAACATGAAGGCGCTGTTTTTCACCTGTCAGGCTTTTGCGCGGGCAGCACTGCCGCGCGGGCGCGGCAAGATCATCAATATCGCGTCGCTGCTGTCGTTTCAGGGCGGTATTCGCGTGCCCTCCTACACTGCCAGCAAACATGGGGTGGCAGGGCTGACGAAATTGCTGGCCAATGAATGGGCGGCGCAGGGGTTGAATGTGAACGCCATTGCACCCGGCTATATTGAAACCAACAACACCGAAGCGCTGCGCGCTGATCCGGATCGTTCGCGCGCCATTCTGGAGCGCATTCCCGCAGGGCGTTGGGGCCAGCCCGAAGACATTGCACAAACGGCAGTGTTTCTGGCGGCCCCCGCATCTGATTACATCAATGGCGCAATCCTGAATGTCGATGGAGGCTGGCTTGCACGATAG
- a CDS encoding mannitol dehydrogenase family protein has protein sequence MEAGLHDRLFHPHETTPAGPEPTLAGIVHLGLGAFFRAHVASYISEAMQHHGGDWGVIGVSLKSPGVRDRLRPQGWAYTAVELAPDGEKPQVMTLLRDVLVAPENPQAVLDAMAAPTVSIVSLTVTEKGYCHEPATGRLDPAHPDIVHDLNHDLPNSAPGYLVRALQLRHARGLPPFTVLCCDNLPENGHVVRGVMLDLARLIDPALAAWIASNGAFPSTMVDRIVPATTPDDLDRVAALTGQRDEAPVMHEPFRQWVVEDRFCGARPQWEVAGAQMVADVTPFEHMKLRMLNGTHSSLAYLGYLAGYQTIAEVMTDPAFVSYARHLWQSEIIPTLTPPENTDLGAYAEALAARYANPAIRHRTWQIAMDGSQKLPQRILATLAENRAAGRSSAGLVLAVAAWMRYTSGRDETGTAVEVKDPLADRLAALWCDDPRDTVKGFLTLSEVFPKSLRQDSGFAAELTQALSGLVAQGARAVVADI, from the coding sequence ATGGAGGCTGGCTTGCACGATAGACTTTTCCACCCACACGAAACCACCCCTGCGGGGCCCGAACCCACCCTTGCGGGGATTGTGCATCTGGGGCTTGGGGCGTTTTTCCGCGCGCATGTCGCAAGCTACATTTCAGAAGCCATGCAGCACCATGGCGGGGACTGGGGCGTGATCGGTGTTTCGCTGAAATCCCCCGGCGTGCGCGACAGGCTGCGCCCGCAGGGCTGGGCCTATACCGCGGTTGAGCTGGCACCTGACGGTGAAAAACCGCAGGTCATGACATTGCTGCGCGATGTGCTGGTGGCGCCTGAAAACCCCCAAGCCGTGCTGGATGCGATGGCCGCGCCCACTGTGTCGATTGTCAGCCTGACAGTCACCGAAAAGGGGTATTGCCACGAACCGGCCACGGGGCGGCTGGACCCTGCGCATCCTGATATTGTGCATGATCTGAACCATGATTTGCCGAATTCCGCGCCCGGCTATCTGGTGCGTGCGCTGCAACTGCGCCATGCGCGCGGCCTGCCGCCGTTTACGGTGCTGTGCTGCGACAACCTCCCGGAAAACGGCCATGTGGTGCGCGGTGTGATGCTGGACCTTGCACGCCTGATCGACCCTGCGCTGGCCGCGTGGATTGCCAGCAACGGTGCGTTTCCCTCCACGATGGTCGACCGCATTGTGCCCGCCACCACACCTGACGATCTGGACCGCGTTGCCGCCCTGACAGGCCAGCGCGATGAAGCGCCGGTGATGCACGAACCGTTCCGCCAATGGGTGGTCGAGGACCGCTTTTGTGGCGCCCGCCCGCAGTGGGAAGTCGCAGGCGCGCAGATGGTTGCGGATGTCACCCCGTTTGAGCATATGAAGCTGCGCATGCTGAACGGCACGCATAGCTCGCTTGCCTATCTGGGGTATCTGGCGGGGTACCAGACGATTGCCGAAGTCATGACCGACCCCGCCTTTGTCAGCTATGCGCGCCACCTGTGGCAGTCAGAGATTATTCCGACGCTGACCCCGCCGGAAAACACCGATCTGGGTGCTTATGCCGAAGCGCTGGCCGCGCGATATGCCAACCCCGCAATCCGGCACCGCACATGGCAGATCGCAATGGATGGCAGCCAGAAGCTGCCGCAACGCATTCTTGCCACGCTGGCCGAAAACCGCGCGGCGGGGCGCAGCAGTGCAGGACTGGTGCTGGCCGTTGCCGCATGGATGCGCTACACATCAGGCCGCGATGAAACCGGCACCGCGGTCGAGGTGAAAGACCCGCTTGCCGACCGTCTGGCAGCGCTTTGGTGTGATGATCCGCGCGACACGGTCAAAGGGTTTCTGACCTTGTCAGAGGTGTTTCCAAAATCCTTGCGTCAAGATTCCGGTTTTGCCGCCGAATTGACACAAGCCCTGTCAGGGCTGGTGGCGCAGGGCGCGCGTGCGGTGGTGGCGGATATCTAA
- a CDS encoding AraC family transcriptional regulator codes for MDETEHLATAATAGAGILAGLPVRALDLTLTRSAIRMRHSNSWSIDKVNSYHDLVICLSGQGAYLLGDQHITLTPGMAMLIPAGTRFQGRNPDPDCLYTGLAQHFRLDLFGRHDFLARLHLRQVVTLSRWPMLEPLVRHYRATAPAGSVTMSMHHAFMVIVNEFIEDAFLGWQNTQDPALDQSEGLPMAVMMAATQIAANPLQPGLAERVVRDAPYSDVYFRREFSRRLGATPAKYQEFKRMEIGMQLLEAGTGVTETAARLGFNDVYYFSRLFKRHIGTSPRGWQNQVRLRRDGHWPRGQEDGETLYPLRPPPAPSAITPD; via the coding sequence ATGGACGAAACAGAACATCTTGCAACTGCGGCAACAGCAGGGGCCGGCATTCTGGCGGGGCTTCCGGTTCGGGCGCTGGATCTGACGCTGACACGCTCTGCGATCCGGATGCGGCACTCGAACAGCTGGTCCATCGACAAGGTGAACAGCTATCATGACCTTGTGATCTGCCTGTCCGGACAGGGCGCGTATCTTCTGGGGGACCAGCACATCACCCTGACGCCCGGCATGGCAATGCTTATACCGGCCGGAACACGGTTTCAGGGCCGCAACCCCGACCCGGACTGTCTGTATACCGGACTGGCGCAGCATTTCCGGCTGGACCTGTTTGGGCGGCATGATTTTCTGGCGCGACTGCATTTGCGGCAGGTCGTTACCCTGTCACGCTGGCCCATGCTGGAGCCGCTGGTGCGCCATTACCGCGCAACAGCGCCCGCCGGATCGGTCACCATGTCAATGCATCATGCGTTTATGGTGATTGTGAACGAATTTATCGAAGATGCATTTCTGGGCTGGCAAAACACCCAGGACCCCGCCCTTGACCAGTCCGAAGGGCTGCCTATGGCGGTGATGATGGCCGCGACCCAAATCGCCGCCAACCCGCTGCAACCGGGGCTGGCCGAACGTGTGGTGCGCGATGCGCCCTACAGTGATGTGTATTTCCGCCGCGAATTCAGCCGCCGGCTGGGAGCCACGCCTGCGAAATATCAGGAATTCAAACGCATGGAAATCGGTATGCAATTGCTGGAAGCAGGCACAGGGGTTACCGAAACAGCCGCACGGCTGGGGTTTAACGATGTCTACTACTTCTCACGGCTGTTCAAACGCCATATTGGCACCAGTCCGCGCGGTTGGCAAAATCAGGTGCGGCTGCGGCGGGACGGGCATTGGCCACGCGGGCAGGAAGATGGCGAAACGCTGTATCCCCTGCGCCCGCCACCTGCCCCATCTGCCATAACGCCGGACTGA
- a CDS encoding carbohydrate ABC transporter permease — protein MESRFLGLAYLAPYIIGLLVFTMIPFLASLYLSFTDYNLMSRPIWTGLENFRDLMSDRTFKRSLNVTLLYVFLTVPLKLVFALFIAVILNYRLKAIGFFRTAYYVPSILGGSIAVAVLWRYIFADTGLVNMVLVAIGLDPVNWFGDPVNALFTITLLRTWQFGSAMVIFLAALQSVDKSLYEAAAIDGAGKWHSFVFITLPLITPVIFFNLIMQMVQAFQEFNGPYVITGGGPLRSTYLLPLYIYDEAFKNFNMGYASAIAWVLFVIIMVLTVAAFWSSKKWVYYAGDKRS, from the coding sequence ATGGAAAGCCGTTTTCTGGGGCTGGCCTATCTGGCGCCTTATATCATCGGGCTGCTGGTCTTCACGATGATCCCGTTTCTGGCCTCGCTTTACCTGAGTTTCACAGATTACAATCTGATGTCGCGCCCGATCTGGACGGGGCTGGAAAACTTCCGTGATCTGATGTCGGACCGCACCTTCAAGCGGTCGCTGAATGTGACACTGCTTTATGTGTTTCTGACAGTGCCGCTGAAACTGGTCTTTGCGCTGTTCATCGCCGTGATCCTGAACTATCGGCTGAAAGCGATAGGGTTCTTCCGCACCGCATATTATGTGCCGTCCATTCTGGGCGGATCAATCGCGGTGGCGGTGCTGTGGCGCTATATCTTTGCCGATACGGGGCTGGTCAATATGGTGCTGGTCGCCATCGGTCTGGACCCTGTCAACTGGTTCGGCGATCCGGTCAATGCGCTGTTCACCATCACGCTGCTGCGCACATGGCAATTCGGGTCGGCAATGGTCATCTTTCTGGCAGCGCTGCAATCGGTGGACAAATCGCTGTATGAAGCGGCCGCGATTGATGGTGCAGGCAAGTGGCACAGTTTCGTCTTCATCACACTTCCGCTGATCACGCCTGTCATTTTCTTTAATCTTATCATGCAGATGGTGCAGGCGTTTCAGGAATTCAACGGCCCTTATGTGATTACTGGCGGCGGGCCGCTGCGGTCCACCTACCTGCTGCCGCTGTATATCTATGACGAGGCATTCAAGAATTTCAACATGGGCTATGCGTCGGCCATCGCCTGGGTGCTGTTTGTCATCATCATGGTGCTGACCGTCGCGGCGTTCTGGTCATCCAAAAAATGGGTCTATTACGCCGGCGACAAGAGGAGCTGA
- a CDS encoding carbohydrate ABC transporter permease: protein MSNPDTTLTPVKALVAPVLDDTSRAQIRAERLSAFVRYSLLITVGFLMLYPLLWLVGASFKTNSEIYGSIGFIPQEPTLEGYRKGWETSTPYTFGRFFWNTFLIILPKTIFTAISCALVAYGFARFEFPYKKLLFASLIATLLLPNVVTRIPQYILFRDLGWLDTYLPLWVPSAFAGDAFFVFMLVQFLRAIPRDMEEAARVDGANSLQTLIYIVVPMLMPALISVALFQFMWTMNDFLGPLIYLSSVQSFPVSLALKLSIDTTEAFDWNRILAMSVLALLPALIVFFMAQRYFIEGISTGGVKG from the coding sequence ATGAGTAATCCTGACACAACGCTTACGCCGGTCAAGGCCCTGGTGGCCCCTGTTCTGGACGACACGTCCCGCGCGCAGATCAGGGCAGAACGCCTGTCCGCTTTCGTGCGCTATTCCTTGCTGATCACGGTGGGCTTTCTGATGCTGTATCCGCTGCTGTGGCTGGTGGGCGCATCGTTCAAGACCAATTCGGAAATCTACGGCTCCATCGGGTTCATTCCGCAAGAACCGACACTGGAAGGCTATCGCAAAGGGTGGGAAACCTCGACTCCCTATACATTCGGGCGGTTTTTCTGGAATACGTTTCTGATCATCCTGCCCAAAACCATCTTCACGGCGATTTCCTGCGCGCTGGTGGCATATGGGTTCGCACGGTTTGAATTTCCCTACAAGAAACTGCTGTTTGCCAGCCTGATTGCAACATTGCTGCTGCCCAATGTGGTGACACGCATTCCGCAATATATTCTGTTCCGCGATTTGGGCTGGCTGGACACCTATCTGCCGCTTTGGGTGCCATCGGCCTTTGCAGGGGACGCATTCTTTGTGTTCATGCTGGTGCAGTTCCTGCGCGCCATTCCCCGCGACATGGAAGAGGCGGCGCGCGTGGACGGGGCCAACAGCCTGCAAACCCTGATATATATTGTGGTGCCCATGCTGATGCCCGCGCTGATTTCGGTGGCATTGTTCCAGTTCATGTGGACAATGAACGATTTTCTGGGTCCGCTGATCTATCTGTCTTCGGTCCAGAGCTTTCCGGTATCGCTGGCGTTGAAGCTGTCCATCGACACCACCGAGGCCTTTGACTGGAACCGGATTCTGGCGATGTCCGTGCTGGCGCTTCTGCCCGCGCTGATCGTCTTTTTCATGGCACAACGATACTTCATCGAGGGCATCTCGACTGGCGGGGTGAAAGGGTAA
- a CDS encoding ABC transporter ATP-binding protein: MARLQIKNLEKTYANTFKAVHGINLDVEDGEFMVLVGPSGCAKSTTLRMIAGLESISGGEVVIGEKVVNRLQPGQRGIAMVFQNYALYPHMKVRKNLSFGLRLQRAPKAEIERKTAEVARILEIEPLLDRLPKELSGGQAQRVALGRALIKQPEVFLFDEPLSNLDAKLRASMRVRITDLHKRLKDQGMSSTVIYVTHDQTEAMTMGDRICVMKDGHIMQVADPKTLYDRPANAFVAGFIGSPEMNLLAGRLDGSRFHLGDQSLVLPDELMARLHANSGAVTLGIRPQHLRVNTAHGLRAVVAGAEFMGHEVVLHLDVEGERVVAVLPAADYADLDRGTSVTLTPDPGKAHVFDQTGGNISLS; this comes from the coding sequence ATGGCACGTTTGCAAATCAAGAATCTGGAAAAGACCTATGCCAATACGTTCAAGGCGGTGCACGGCATCAATCTGGATGTCGAGGATGGCGAGTTCATGGTGCTGGTTGGCCCGTCGGGTTGCGCGAAATCAACCACATTGCGCATGATTGCGGGCCTTGAAAGCATATCCGGCGGCGAGGTTGTGATCGGCGAAAAGGTGGTCAACCGCCTGCAACCGGGCCAACGCGGTATTGCGATGGTGTTTCAGAACTACGCGCTTTATCCGCATATGAAAGTGCGCAAGAACCTGTCCTTCGGGTTGCGCCTGCAACGCGCCCCCAAGGCCGAGATCGAACGCAAAACCGCAGAAGTTGCGCGCATTCTGGAAATTGAACCGTTGCTGGACCGGCTGCCCAAGGAGTTGTCGGGCGGGCAGGCACAGCGCGTGGCGCTGGGGCGCGCGTTGATCAAGCAGCCCGAAGTGTTCCTGTTTGACGAACCGCTGTCCAATCTGGATGCAAAACTGCGCGCGTCCATGCGTGTGCGGATCACCGATCTGCACAAGCGGCTGAAAGATCAGGGCATGTCGTCAACGGTGATCTATGTCACCCATGACCAGACCGAAGCCATGACCATGGGCGACAGGATTTGCGTGATGAAGGACGGCCATATCATGCAGGTGGCCGACCCCAAGACATTGTATGACCGCCCCGCCAATGCGTTTGTTGCCGGTTTTATCGGCAGCCCCGAAATGAACCTGCTTGCCGGGCGGCTGGATGGCAGCAGGTTCCATCTGGGGGACCAGTCGCTGGTTCTGCCGGATGAACTGATGGCCCGGCTGCACGCCAATAGCGGCGCGGTAACCTTGGGCATTCGCCCCCAGCATCTGCGCGTCAATACCGCGCACGGGCTGCGCGCCGTGGTCGCAGGGGCGGAATTCATGGGCCATGAAGTGGTGCTGCATCTGGATGTGGAAGGCGAGCGTGTGGTCGCGGTGTTGCCCGCCGCCGATTACGCCGATCTGGACCGCGGCACGTCAGTTACGCTGACCCCCGATCCGGGCAAGGCGCATGTTTTCGATCAAACCGGCGGGAATATCTCGCTCTCATAG